The stretch of DNA GgccttatgttaaatataaaataaagcaaataattcACTTAGGATTATACAGCTGGAAAACAAATAGTGTAGAGATGATGCACGCTACGGTATCTGTCCTTTTATAGGTAAGATTTTCAACTTTGCCAtagtcattaaaaatatttttttaacaatagtaaagaaaataatttcttccaTGTAACAATAACATAAGTTAAGCtgttttctcatattttcatGTTAATCTTTTCCTATTGACAAAAtcataaattattaaaaagacaaaattttattAGGTGTacttgaaaataataatataaggGGAACACTATGACCAGAAAAGTGGAAGAAATAATATCTGTTTATTAGTATTTCTTGATAATTGATTAcagaatattttatatgtataaccTTTCAATCAGCATAATTGGGACACTCATACTTTTTTATATGTAGACTAGAATACAAAGATTTCAATAAATTTTGCACATGTTTAAGAAACTTACAAAGGTAAAATCCAAATAGCCTAGTCTAATCTCTAGTtttcccaccaaaaaaaaaaaaaaaaaaacccagaggcTTTTTGTAGTGACAAAGAGTTATGTAGATTTGAAATTTCCAGTAATTGTTGGAATAATCATGGGAAGAAATACAGTGTAGAATCATCAGAAAATGGTTAAAAgtacattataaaaataaaaaaagaaaacaaaaataatttgtaaaaggaaagatgaaagaaagaaagaaagaaaggagaaagaaagaaagaaacaaagaaagaaaggaaatatgaaggaagaagggaaggaaggaaggcagaattCACCACTGCTTGCCTTGGCTTCGCTTCATTGCTTATGTGTTTGGGTCTCTgtgaaatagtctccccaaggcTCCCTTCACATCTTTATTCCTCAGCGTGTAGATGAGGGGATTGAGCGTTGGGGTCATGATTGTGTAGAAGAGAGAGATGAATCTGCCATGAGTACGGGAGTAAGAGCTGTTGGGCTGGATGTAGACAGCAGTGATGCTCCCGTAGAAGAGGGACACAACCATCAGGTGGGAACCACATGTCCCCAGGGCCTTGCGCCAGGCCTGCGCGGACTGAATCCTACTAACGGCCCTGGCTATAAGCCCATAGGATGTCAGGATCAGGGACAAAGGCAAGAGGAGCAAGACCAAGGAAGCAAAAAAGAGCTGGACCTCATTGGCATGGATGTCCACACAGGCAAGTTTAATCATGGAGGGCACCTCACAGAAGAAGTGATGGATCAAACGGTGTCCACAGCGAGGCAGCCGGAGGGTGATGGTGCCCTGGATGAGAGCATTTCCTGTTCCACTCAGCCATGCGACTGCTGCGAGAGTCTGGCACAGCTGTGGGTTCATCACAGTCGAATAGTGGAGAGGTTTGCAGACGGCAGCATAGCGATCAAAAGCCATGACAGCCAGGAGAACACactcagtggatcctgttgccaGGGAGACGTAGAGCTGAATGGCGCATCCCAGGGCTGTGATGGTTTTGGCTGGTCCTTTTAGGTTCcagaggagctgggagccaaTACTGGTGGTAACACACATATCAACTAGGGAGAGTTGCGTAAGAAAAAAGTACATGGGTGTTTTAAGTTTAGGGTCTACAGAGGAGATCAGAATAATGGTTGTATTTCCCACAAGgttaagaagaaaacagaataataCAATTGCAAAGAGAGTCTTTTCCAGCTGGGGCTGATCAGAGAAGCCCACCAGTATGAAATCTCTCTCGATACTGTTATTGGTCATGCCAATAACCATGTTCCTTAAAGGACAAAAACATAAGAAGAAAGCAGTGAGTAAATAATGTGTTGACTACAAATCATGCTATCAATCTTTGAAACACCGAGAGAAAATTCAGGATCTATTGAGCAAATCATGATGCAATATCCTCCAGACGCCAAATCAG from Ochotona princeps isolate mOchPri1 chromosome 1, mOchPri1.hap1, whole genome shotgun sequence encodes:
- the LOC101528105 gene encoding olfactory receptor 2G3-like, yielding MTNNSIERDFILVGFSDQPQLEKTLFAIVLFCFLLNLVGNTTIILISSVDPKLKTPMYFFLTQLSLVDMCVTTSIGSQLLWNLKGPAKTITALGCAIQLYVSLATGSTECVLLAVMAFDRYAAVCKPLHYSTVMNPQLCQTLAAVAWLSGTGNALIQGTITLRLPRCGHRLIHHFFCEVPSMIKLACVDIHANEVQLFFASLVLLLLPLSLILTSYGLIARAVSRIQSAQAWRKALGTCGSHLMVVSLFYGSITAVYIQPNSSYSRTHGRFISLFYTIMTPTLNPLIYTLRNKDVKGALGRLFHRDPNT